Sequence from the Rhizobium etli 8C-3 genome:
GAAATAATAGGCGTATGCGGGGCGAGCGCATCTTGGCCAGTTCCACCGACACTTCGATGCTGGCGTCCGGTACCAAACCGTACCCATCCGGCGAGGCCCACGGTCTGCATGCCGTGGCACCATCACACTTCGGAAACTCTTTATTGGCAAACTGCCCGCGGCTTCAGTGAGGTGTGCGGATGCGGTGCAAGTTGAGAACGGTGTTCCTTTTACTGGTGGGGATGACGGTGTCGGAGAGGACCTTTGCAGGAGCAGTTGAAGCAGTGCGCCCGCGGGAGAAGACTGCAATCTCTGCTGCCGAACTGAAAATTCTCGCAGAGTGCTTTGCCTCTATTCGGCCTGGTAACAGCACTGCCTTGCTTCCACACGCGCCGGCTGAGGTGGTGCAATTCTGCATTGCGTGGAAGGGCTATTCGCAGCGGGCTGCTTCGAACCCTGATCTCAATACCGACTACATCGATGCTCTCGGCGAGTTCTACTCGTCGAGGCCTCGGCGGTATTTGGAGTGTTTGGCAAAGGTCGCTGATCGTGGGGGGCCGATGGACGCGTTCCCCGTTGTGCCCATCGCCGCGTCATCTTGTTCTTTTGCCCGATGCGGGCTTCATCTTGCCACCACAGCTCTATTCTGTGCCTGGAGCGAGGGTCTTGCTGATCGCGCTGATCTCTTCCGGGAAACTTTTTTAAATCCTCCACCGCCAATTCGTTCTGGGCATAGTGGCGCGGACGGGCAGACAGCTTGGCAAAGCCCATGGCCTTCAACTCACGTCCCACGGTGCTTTCGTCCAGCGATATCCGATAGTCCTCGAATATCAACCGTGCAAGGTCCTTCAACCGCCAGCGCACAACGCCGTGGATCGCCGGGATCGGCCCCGTCTCCACAAGACGACAAGCTCCTGGCGCTGATCGTCGTTGAGTTTCGAACGCTTGCCAGGAGCCTTCACGTTTAAAAGCCCCTCAGGGCCTTGCGCGTTAAAGCGCTCGACCCAGTCCCGCACGATCTGCACGGTTTACGCCACCGACTCTGGCGGCCTCGCCGCGCGTCGCGCCATCATAAATCCGCGCAAGAGCCAGAAGCCGCCGCGTCTGGGCGGCATCCTTCGACAGCCGCGCCGCCTTGCGCAGGTCATCGCCAACATAATCCGTCCGAAGCCGAAGTGCTGATCCCATGGCAAACCTCCCGTTTGCACCATGGATTCAGATTCATCGCGCTTTGTGAACCCTCAAGAGTCAGCAGCAATGCCGATTGGTATCAGTCCGGTGACCTGTTTAGACGAGCCGGGACGGGCAGACCTACGCGCCTCGGGCGAAGCGATCGTCGCACTCAGCTGACGGTCGTAGTGATAATCCAGAAGGCTGCCATATTGCTCGGTCATGCTGGATGAAAGGGGATGGATCTGCGCGTCGGATATATTAGGGTAGAAGCCAAACGCCGGTGCAATGAGATGAGCCCTTGGGTGGCCATTTCGACGGTGTTTTTTCGAAGTCTCGTAGTTGAATTGCGAAAAAACCGCACGCTTAAAATCCTTTAGAGTATTTACACGATTAAATCATTGAAGAAATAACAAAAGGTCCGGAGCTGGTTTTCACTCGCCACGTCCCGTTCTTCGGTCTCTACTATGGCCGAGCAGGTGCGCGCGGGAGGACTGCATCATCTCCTCCGCCGATTGGGTGACCTTGGCCGTTTTTATCGCGGCGAGATAGCTGTTCGGTGCATCAGCCTCGGTGTTCGGTACGTTTTGAGCCTCGGTGAAATCGGTATGCCGGTCGAAATAAGCTGCCTTAATGCTTTTGATATCATCCATCTGGTGCGATGGCGGGGTGATATCATCCATCTGGTGCGATGGCGGGGCGGTTTTTCTCTCGTTGGCGATTTCTTTAAAGGCTTCGTTCACAAGCCGACCACGCTCGGAAGCTTGCCCTCGCATGGATTCGATCTCCGATTGTATGTCCTTAGGAGCGCTCTCGTGGAGACGTGCCAAGGCAAGCGCGCCCTGTTTCCGGACATCCAGAGTGACATCTTCCTCAAGGATGATGGCTGCGAATTGGGCCGTAACCCATTTGTGATCATCAATCAGCGATGCGGCGTTTATGGAGAGCGTGCGAATAATCTTTACCTGATTGTCGATCTCCATGTCGTCCGCATGATCTATCATCAGATCCGCAATGACACGGCTTGAAGCGGCAGACGGGTTGTGATCGCAGATCGAAGTGCAAAGAGAGTGTGCGAGAGCGGAGCTGACGTTTGTACCGCCCAGAGCAAACGCTCTGTCCTCCGACCTCATGTCTTGCCATCGTTTAGCAAGAGCGATTGCTGCGAAATCGCTCGTGCTTGTCTCGCCATCTCCCGGCCGGCCGAACTGGCATGCCGCATCCGCATCCATAACAAGTAATTGTCTTTCGTCGAAAAGTTTGTCCCGATCTGCAATTTTGGAATAGCCGGCCATTCGGATAGCCGGCGTATGGATTGATATTATGTTGCTGAGTATCTCTGCCCGCTCCTTCGGCGACCGGGCGTCGAGAACCGGCATCATGATGTCGAGTTGTTCTACAATCGAGTGCTTGCCGCTTGTTTCTGCAAGTCCTGGATGTTTCATGGAAAATTGTTTGTTGGGATAGGCCCTATCCACCGCGCGATCGGATATGGCGCGATGTCCCTTGAGATGCGTCCTGAAAGAGTTCAGTCGTCCGACCCTAGTTGCGTCAAGCATGGATTTATTGACCTGCGATAGAGCAAAGAGAGCTTCTTGTGCTTGCCAGGTGGTGCCTTCTCTTGCGGCGTCCGAGACAACAGAGAGTGCGATTTCCGCCGTGAGTTCGCGCGGCAGGCGCTG
This genomic interval carries:
- a CDS encoding winged helix-turn-helix domain-containing protein, yielding METGPIPAIHGVVRWRLKDLARLIFEDYRISLDESTVGRELKAMGFAKLSARPRHYAQNELAVEDLKKFPGRDQRDQQDPRSRHRIELWWQDEARIGQKNKMTRRWAQRGTRPSAPHDQRPLPNTPNTAEASTSRTRREHRCSRY
- a CDS encoding helix-turn-helix domain-containing protein; this translates as MQIVRDWVERFNAQGPEGLLNVKAPGKRSKLNDDQRQELVVLWRRGRSRRSTALCAGG